AATCAAACCTTCCATAAAGAAATTAGAAAAATATTCTGTGTCTTGTTCGGACTGAGATAACCCAATAACTGAATAACACATCAACGTTATAGAAATCAAGTATTTCTTCATAATTCTTCTTGATATAAGTTCAATTTAAGAATGCTTTAGTTAAAAAGTGTCACTTCGAGTGAATTCCGTGTTTGCGGAATTTATATCGAGAAGCACTTTATACTAAAAAATCATTTGTTCTCGATACAATCCCGACTTGAAATCGTCGGGATCACTCGAACTGACAATGATTTTATTAAACTAAAGTATAATTGAAAAAACACCTAACCAATTGATTTTAAACATTTATTCTTTTAAACAGGCAACCTTTTCACAATTTCTACGACTTTAGTTTATCTAAATCATAAACTAGACACCATGAAAAATTACATACTTATTCTAAGCCTTCTTTTCAGTACTTCTCTCTTTTTCGAAGTTCACTTTTGCAGGACCAACCGTAATTGATGTTACGCTATCTAAGCAACTGCTCCTTTATGTCAAGGTAGCTGTGATGGAACAGCATCATTAACTATCCTTAACGGGGTTTCTCAATATGCTCTTGTGTGGGGCTCGAATGCAACATTCTTAGATGGCACATTTACATCAAGCATTAATACCATATCAGGATTATGTGGTGGTGGTTTTGCTCCAATATATTATGATGCTACCGTAACAGATGCAAATGGTTCTAGTGGCTCAGCATCTATATCTCTATACGATCCAATGGCTGTAAGTATTCAAACTGGAATATCTAGCAATATTAGTTGTAACGGTTTCTGCGATGGAGCTGTTTCGGTTATTGGTTCGGGTGGTACTGGGAATTATACTTATTTGTGGAGTAATGGTCAAACAAGTTCTATTGCAACGAGTTTATGTAGTGGTCCAATCGATGTTACCGTAACAGACGGCAATGGATGTTGGACATCTTTAAGTACTACCCTGCTTGACGCTTCACCAATTATTATATCCCCTATCTACAACCCAATTAGTTGTTATGGGTATTGCGATGCGTATTATGAATACCTGTAACCGGCCCTGTATTATATACATACGACTGGAGCAATGGAGTTACAGGCCCAATAAACAACAACCTATGTTGGGGAAATTACCTATTAACTGTAACGGACGATGCCGGCTGTTACGATATAGTTACTTATACCGTCGATGAGCCTACGCCACTGGTATTCACTACCAACGATGTAGTTAGTGCTACTTGTACTGGATGTGATGATGCTCAAATAACTCCTACAGTGTCTGGCGGAACTGGAGCTTACACATATGACTGGGAGGATGGACAAACTAGCGCAACCGTAACTGACTTAGTAGCTTCTCCAACATACTGCGTTACCGTATGGGATTGGAACTATTGTAATTCTTACAATTGCTATGAGATTATTGATCCTCCTACATCTATTGAAGATATCAATTCTTCTAAACCTGCTATTACAACTTCTGGAAATGCTATATCCATTCGGTCGACTAATGGACAAGTAGATGTATTTAATACACTCGGTAATAAAGTCCACAGCTCAAACCTAAATGCAGGTAATAACGAAATATCAATAGATACAAAAGGTGTATACTTTGTTCGCGTTACCGTTAATGGAGATGTGACTACGAAGAAAGTACTGATCGGGTAAGTTCTATTCTAGTGAAAGAATAAAACAGCACAAACAACTATAGCAACACCAACTGGAAGAATAATTTTTCCAATCATTTCCACTTTTGGAAGATGTACCTCTCCACCTGGTTGCTTTGCTTTTTTAGAAGCTGCTTCAATAAATCCAATTAGACCAATCATTGCCAACACAAGAGCCATTTTAGCCATAAGTAATGGCTCTTCGCCAATAACTTTCCAATAAGGCGACATTAAATAACCACCCGAAAGGATAAGCAATACCAAGCCAACTCTTCCCATGCCACCAAGTGCAAGAGACTTTATTTGAAATTCTATTCCCTCTTTCTCTTCCATTTTGGCCTTAGCCATACCTAAGAACATGAAACCAAATCCAGTTCCAATTCCCATTGCTAATCCTAACATGTGAA
The nucleotide sequence above comes from Flavobacteriales bacterium. Encoded proteins:
- a CDS encoding SprB repeat-containing protein; translated protein: MWGSNATFLDGTFTSSINTISGLCGGGFAPIYYDATVTDANGSSGSASISLYDPMAVSIQTGISSNISCNGFCDGAVSVIGSGGTGNYTYLWSNGQTSSIATSLCSGPIDVTVTDGNGCWTSLSTTLLDASPIIISPIYNPISCYGYCDAYYEYL